One part of the Microtus ochrogaster isolate Prairie Vole_2 chromosome 16, MicOch1.0, whole genome shotgun sequence genome encodes these proteins:
- the Foxf2 gene encoding forkhead box protein F2 — protein MTTEGGPPPPPPRPPPAPLRRACSPAPGALQAALMSPPPAATLETTSSSSSSSSASCASSSSNSVSASAGACKSAAGGGGAGSGSGGTKKATSGLRRPEKPPYSYIALIVMAIQSSPSKRLTLSEIYQFLQARFPFFRGAYQGWKNSVRHNLSLNECFIKLPKGLGRPGKGHYWTIDPASEFMFEEGSFRRRPRGFRRKCQALKPMYHRVVSGLGFGASLLPQGFDFQAPPSAPLGCHGQGGYGGLDMMPTGYDTGAGAPGHAHPHHLHHHHVPHMSPNPGSTYMASCPVPAGPAGVGAGAGGSGGGGDYGPDSSSSPVPSSPAMASAIECHSPYTSPAAHWSSPGASPYLKQPALTPSSNPAASAGLHPSMSSYSLEQSYLHQNAREDLSVGLPRYQHHSTPVCDRKDFVLNFNGISSFHPSASGSYYHHHHQSVCQDIKPCVM, from the exons ATGACCACCGAGGGCGGGCCCCCGCCACCTCCGCCGCGCCCGCCGCCTGCCCCACTCCGCCGTGCATGCAGCCCGGCGCCCGGCGCGCTCCAAGCCGCCTTGATGAGCCCGCCGCCCGCCGCCACCCTGGAGACCACCTCGTCGTCGTCATCTTCATCTTCAGCCTCCTGTGCCTCGTCCTCTTCCAACTCGGTCAGCGCCTCGGCGGGTGCCTGCAAGAGTGCGGCGGGTGGCGGCGGCGCCGGATCCGGGAGTGGGGGCACCAAGAAGGCGACCTCAGGTCTTCGGCGACCCGAGAAGCCTCCCTACTCGTACATCGCGCTCATCGTCATGGCCATCCAGAGCTCTCCCAGCAAGCGCCTGACGCTCAGCGAGATCTACCAGTTCCTGCAGGCACGCTTTCCCTTCTTTCGCGGCGCCTATCAGGGCTGGAAGAACTCGGTGCGCCACAACCTCTCGCTCAACGAGTGTTTCATCAAGCTACCCAAGGGCCTCGGGCGGCCCGGCAAGGGCCACTACTGGACCATCGACCCGGCCAGTGAGTTCATGTTCGAGGAGGGCTCGTTCCGCCGGCGGCCGCGCGGCTTCAGGCGGAAGTGCCAGGCGCTCAAGCCCATGTACCATCGTGTGGTGAGTGGCTTGGGCTTCGGGGCCTCGCTGCTGCCCCAGGGCTTCGACTTCCAAGCGCCCCCTTCAGCGCCTCTGGGCTGCCACGGTCAGGGTGGCTATGGTGGCCTCGACATGATGCCCACAGGCTATGATACAGGCGCGGGTGCTCCGGGCCACGCGCATccacaccacctccaccaccatcacgtCCCCCACATGTCGCCCAACCCGGGCTCCACTTATATGGCTAGCTGTCCGGTGCCTGCAGGTCCTGCGGGCGTCGGTGCGGGAGCGGGTGGCAGCGGTGGCGGCGGTGACTATGGGccggacagcagcagcagcccagtGCCCTCATCCCCGGCCATGGCGAGCGCAATCGAGTGTCACTCGCCCTACACTAGCCCTGCGGCACATTGGAGTTCGCCTGGCGCCTCACCTTACCTCAAGCAGCCTGCCCTGACGCCAAGCAGCAACCCTGcggcctctgctggcctgcacCCCAGCATGTCCTCCTACTCGCTGGAGCAGAGCTACTTGCACCAGAACGCCCGCGAGGAtctctcag tggGACTGCCCCGTTATCAGCATCACTCCACCCCAGTGTGTGACAGAAAAGATTTCGTCCTCAATTTCAATGGcatttcttctttccatcccTCCGCCAGTGGCTCCtattatcaccatcaccaccagagCGTGTGCCAAGATATTAAGCCCTGTGTTATGTGA